The Chloroflexota bacterium genomic sequence GCTGCTGACGGCGGTGCGGCCGTCGGCGCGGGCCGACAGCGGCGGCAGCGGATCGGCGGAACGGGACTGCAACAGCGCGGGACGCGGAGCGGCAGGCGGCAACGCGGCCTCAACCGGCGCTTCGGCGGCGCTGAGCGGCGCGGAGACGGGCGGGCGCGACATGGCGCCGCCGCCCAGCACGGCCGGGAACGCCCCGGCGGCCATCGAGCCGGCGCTGGCCAGCACACCGAGCACCCAGACCGTCAGCACCAGCGCGCCACCGCTCAGGACCATCGCCAGCGGACGGCGCGGTCCGAGCGCGCGCGACGCGGGGATCGGCGACTCAATAACGATGTATTGTGTGTCGCTGACACGCGTCGTGCTGGTACGTACTTCCGTGCGCCGTGTACCCATAATACGGTTATTCTAGCACAGATGAGCCAGCGAGGGAATAGGCTTGTGGGGATGGAATTCGTTTGCACATTATTGTCGCGCCGTCCGGGTTGCGCCAAGATGGGCAATATCGTCGCACTAAGTCTAAAGCGACGAGGGCTACTGTTACTTGATGGCACGCCTTATCTTCGAACGATCAGCCGGTCATGGCCGCGAAAACAGGAGCGACAATCAAGCCATTACAGAAGCCACAAACTCGCTCCTCGGGCTGCTGACGCCGATCGTGCGGTTCGGCTTGATCTCCACGACACGGTTGGGTTGCACGGCTCGGTTTGCGAATCAATGGGTATAGCGCCCGAAAGAAGTTGCCGGACAGTATGCAAAGCCCATAGCCAGCTTCAGCTTACGTATCGCCTTAAGCCATAAATGGGCCTTAAGATGGATACCTGTACGCGACGATACAGCGTATGCTGGTTGCGTGATAAACAACGAACTGCATGTCATGTCGCCCGGTGCGCTGGCGCGCCGAACGCCGCACGGCAACGCATGCTGGCTACATATCGCGATGCTTGCGGCGGCGATGCTGCTGGCGCTGGCGATGCCTGGCGCCGCGCTGATGGACGACGCCGCGCGCATGCTCCGCGCCACCGCCATCGCCTACTTGCCGGCGCCCGCCCCGTCACCCGAGATCGCGCAACTGGCCGACGCGGCCGGCCTGAGCGAAGCGGCGCGCGATATCTTCTACTCCGCGCAGCCGATCATCGCGGAGCGCGACGTGGTGCTGGCGCATTGCCATACGCCATACGCCGGCGATACGGTCGAACTGGGCTGCTTGGCGGCCGATGGCCGCATTTACATCCTGAAGATCGACAGCCCCGGCCTGTCGGCCGAGATGGCGGTCGTGGCGGCACACGAGACGCTGCATGCGGCCTACCGCCTGTATACCGCGCCGGAGCGGCAGGCACTGGCCGCGCAATTGGAAGCCGCGGCCGCGCGCGTGCGCGACCCCATGCTGGCGCAAATGCTCGCGCAGTACGCGACCATCGAGCCCGGCGAGCGCAGCAACGAACTGTATGCGATCCTCGGCACCGAGTACGGCGCGCTCGACCCGGCGCTCGAGGCGCACTACGCGCGCTACTTCACCGACCGCGCCGTCGTGACGGCCGGAACGGCGCGCTTCAAGCGCGCGTACGCCGAACTCGACTCGACGCTGAAGAACCTGCGCTCCGACCTGGAACTCCTGCAGCGCTATCTGGCCGAGAGCCTGCAACGCGGCAACACCAAGGCGTACAAGGATGCCGCGCCGCGCTACGCCGCCGTCATCGCGCGGTACAACCAGACCCTCGCGCAGAACGACCCGTTCGCGCGCAGCCTGGGCGGCCGGCCGATTCCGGCGCCCACCCCTTGACGCGGTTAGCTTAACTCCCGAACCGCCCGCCCTCCCATCCCACCTGTTTTTGCACACCACGCCCGTGTAGCGGCGGGCGACCGACGGCTTCGACAGGCTCAGCCGACCGCCCTACGTCCGCCGCGAGCCGGACAGACGCGGGGATCTGCTCCACTAACCGGTGGGCGATCCTTGGATTTTGCGTTTCGCCAACCGCGCATCGGCGAGCATGCCCGCGCCGACGCCGATCAGCGTTGCCAGCACCAGGCCGAGCTTGTATGGCAGTCCCGCCAGGCCGAGCGCCAAGACACCTGCGAGCACGGCGGCCAGCAGGCTGGCGCGGTCTTTGATCATCGGCACCGCCAGCCCGATAAACATCAATGGCATGGCGAAGTCGAGCGGCCAGTTGGCCGGCATCTGTCCGCCGACGAAGATGCCGGCGGCGGTGCCGATCTGCCATTCCAGCCACCAGGTCAGGCCGGCGCCGAGCAGGTATACATGCACCGGCTGCCCTGCAACGCTGCTCTGGTAGCGGGTGATCGTGACCGCGAACGCCTCGTCGGTCAGCAGGTACGCCAGAAGCATGCGCAGCGGCCGCCCGAGCGGGCGCATGTGCGGGGCGAGCGCGGCGCTATACAGCGCGTGGCGCAGGTTGATGACCAGGGCAATGCCGATGACGATGAGCGCCGGCGTGCCAGCCGCCAGCAGTGGTACGATGACGACCTGCGCGGAGCCGGCGTACAGGATGAACGACATCGACTGGCCGACCAGTGCGGGTAGGTGGTTGCTGGTCACCAGTGTGCCGTACAGCAGGCCGAATGGCGCGCCGCCCAGCGCCAACGGTAGCGCATCACGCACGCCGGCCAGGAACTCGCGGCGCGCGGTCATGGATGGCCCGGCTGATGAAGAGCGTTTGTCGGGTGCATGCTACGACCATCCGAGCCCTTGCTGCAAGAGCAGGAAGACGGCCATGCCGGCGAGGACGGTCAGCAAGACGTTGCGCGTGCGCCATGCGACGAGGATGGCGCACGCCCCCGCGATCAATTGCGGGTTCACCGGCGCGCTCGGCGTCACGCCGGCGAATAGCGCGGGCAGGACGATGGCCGAGAGTACTGCGGCGGGCGCGAAGCGCAGGGCATTGCGGAACCAGTCGGGCATGGTCAACCGTTCCATCGCGAGAATGAACGAGAGACGGATCGCGTAGGTGACGATGCCGGCGCCGATGATGGCAGCCCAGAGGTTCAGTGTTTCGTCCATGCGCTGCTCCCGAGCATGCCCGCGCCGACGCCGATCAGCGTCGCCAGCACCAGGCCGAGTTTGTACGGCAGTCCCGCCAGCGCGACGGCCAGCAGTCCCGCGACCACGGCGGCCAGCAGTCCGGGCCGGTCTTTGATCATCGGCACCGCCAGCGCGATGAACATCAGCGGCATGGCGAAATCGAGCGGCCAGTTGGCCGGCAACTGCCCGCCGATGAAGATACCCACCGCCGAGGCGAGCTGCCAGTAGAGGCATATCGCCACGGCACAGCCAAAGTAATAGGCGTGCGCGGACTTCGTGTCGCCGTCGCGCTGGTAGCGGGCGATCGCCAGCGCGAACACCTCATCGACCAGGAAATACGCCATCAGCATGCGGACCGCCCGCCCAAGCGAGCGCGTGTACGGGGCGATTGCGGCGCTGTACAGCGCGTGGCGCAGGTTGACGATCAGGAAGATGCCAATCACTACGAACGCGGGCGCGTTCGCGGCCAGCAGGGGCACGGCGATGACCTGTGCGGATCCGGCAAACACGATCAGCGACATCGACTGGCTCACGACGGGCGGCAGGCCGCTGCCGGTCGCCAGTGCGCCATACAGCACGCCGAACGGCAGGCCGCCCAGTATCAACGGCAGTGCATCGCGCGCACCGGCCAGGAATGCGCTGCGCGCTTTCATAGCTGCTCCGGCTTGATCGCGCCCGCGCGCAGCACACGCACCGGCTCGACGGTGGCGTCCACCACCGTCGACGGCACGCCGCCGTGCAGCGGCCCGCCGTCGAGGATCAGGTCGAGCTCCGCGCCGAGTTCGGCGGCGATCGCCGCCGCGTCGAGCAGTTCCGGCCGCCCGGAGCGGTTTGCGCTGGTCGCGGCCAGCGGCGCGCCGAGCGCGCGGATCAGTGCGCGCACGTCCGCGTGGTCCGGCACGCGCACGGCGACCGTATCGCGATTGCTGACGGCGTCGGGCAGGTGCGGCTGCTTGCGCAGTACGATGGTGAGCGCGCCGGGCCAGTGGCGGCGCATCAGCGCGGCCGCGGCGGGCGTCACCTCGCGCGCCGCCTGGCTTACGTCGTCCACTGAGGCGAGCAGCAGCGGGATCGACTTGTCGTTCGGCCGCGCCTTGATGACGTACAACCGCTCGACTGCCGCGCCGATCAACCCGTGCGCGCCGATGCCGTACACCGTGTCGGTCGGGAAGGCGATCACGCCGCCGCCGCGCAGGAGCTTCACCGCGCGCGCGATAGCGGCCGGATCGCTCATGTCAAGAATGGGAGCGCTCATACAGCACCTGACAGGGTGACACGATGACTTGATGAAGGGATGACGTTTCATCGTATCACTCCCTCATCTTGTCATCTCTTCATCCGGTCATCCTTTCAGCTCGTCCAGCACGCGCCGGATCTCCGCGACGGCTTCGGGCTTCAGCGGTTCCTGCGGCGCGATCGGGTCGCCGACGTCGAAGCCCTGTATCGTCAGCGCAGCCTTGATGCAGCCGGCCAGCGCGTACTTCTGGAACAGTTCGTTAATTGCCCACAGTCGCTTCTGCAGCGCGAACGCTTCGTCCCAGCGGCCGGCCGTTGCCAGTCGATACAATTCGACGCTCTGGCGCGGGATGACACAGGCCGGTCCGGCCATCCAGCCGACGCCGCCGATCTGGAACACGACGAGCGGGATGTGCGCCGACGCGCTGAAGATCTCGATGCGCCCGCCGACGCGGTTGAGGATGGACAAGATGCGCCCGGTGTTGCCCGACGCGTCCTTGATGTAGCGAATGTTCGGCACATGGCTCAGCGCCTCGATCACATCGTGCGGGATATCGCCGCCGAGCAGGCCAGGGTTGGTGTAGAGCACGCTCGGCACCGGCACCGAACTGGCGACGGTGCTGAAATAGCGCTCGATGCCGCGCGGCGACACGGGGAACAGCGTTTGCAGGATCAGCACGAGCCCGTCCGCGCCGAGCTTGACGAACGCCTCGGCCTGCCGCTGCGCGTCGCTGATCGAGTACGCGGCGACGCCCGGCACGACCGGCACGCACCCGGCCGCCTCGTCTACGGCGATGCGCACGATCTCGCAGCGCTGCTCGAACGTCAGGTAGGCGAACTCGCCGGTGCTGCCGAGCGGGCTGATGCCCTGCACGCCCTCGGCAATCACATGCCGGATCACATCGCGCAGCACGCGCTCGCGCACGCGGCCGTCCGCGTCCAGTGGCGACACGAGGTAGGGGAAGATGCCGCGAAATGGTTTGTGGTCGGTCATGTTCGGTTCTCCGTGCGATGTCGTCTTCTGCGTGTAGGGACAGGTCTCTGACCTGTCCTCAGCGGACGGGTCAAAGACCCGTCCCTACGCTTGTGTGCTACGTCTGCACAATCACCAGCCGGTCGAGGTCCGCGCCATCACGCCGCACATTGATTGTTGCGGCGCGGAAAGCGGCCTGCGCCAGTGCCGACACCGCGCGCGCCTGCGTCCAGCCGATCTCCAGCATCAACGCGCCGCCGGGCGCGAGGTGCGCCGGAGCCTGCGCGAAGAAACGCCGGAACAGGTCGAGCCCCTCGGCGCCGCCATCGAGCGCCCGGTGCGGCTCGTAGTTCAAGATGCCGGGCGCGAGGGCGGGCCATTCGGCCGGCGAAATGTACGGCAGGTTGGCGGCCATCAGGTCGGCGCGCGCCGGCGCGGACTCCAGCAGATCGCTCTGCCGGAACGTGATGCGCGCCGCGACGCCATGCCGCGCCGCGTTCGCCTGCGCGACCGCCAGCGCATCCGGCGACAGATCGAGCGCCACGACGCGGATACTCGGCGCATGGACTGCCAACGCGACGGCGATCGCCCCGCTGCCGGTACCGACATCGAGCACGGTGGCCGTCGTACGCGCCGCCAGCCATGCCAGCGCGCACTCCACCAGCAGTTCGGTCTCTGGGCGCGGGATCAGCACGCGACGGTCGACGGCGAAGTCGAGGCCGTAGAACGCCTGCCGGCCCAGGATATACGCGACCGGCTCGTGCTGCGCACGGCGCGCGATCAGCGCCGCAAAGCGGCCGGCGGCGGCATCGTCCGGCGCATCGTCCAGGCGCGCGCGCACCGACGCGCGCGAAAGCGAACGCGCCTCGGCGAGCAGTATCTCTGCATCGAGGCGCGCATCCGGTATACCCGCCCGCGCCAGGTCGTCCACGGCGCGGCGCAGCAGATCGGCGTAGGCGGTCATGCTGTCCAACGAGCCGCGTTTGTAAGGGCGTTTATCGCAACGTCATGCCGGCATGTTGTTGGCCGGCATCCACGCCAATATAGCAGCGCGCCCGGCGAGTGGATTCCGGCCAGAACCATGCCGGAATGACGGATGAATTGACCGCACTTCATTGGTGCGCCTGTGCATGCCGCCCGCCGGCCTACGCCTCCGGCGCGTTGAGCTGCGCGGTCTGGTCGGCGTCGATCAGTGCGTCGATAAACTCATCGATGTCGCCGTCGAGAATCGCCGCCATGCGGAATGAGTCATGCTTGATGCGGTGGTCGGTCACGCGGCTCTGCGGGAAGTTGTAGGTGCGAATCTTCTCGCTGCGGTCGCCGCTGCCGACTTGCAAGCGGCGCGTCGCGCG encodes the following:
- a CDS encoding dihydrodipicolinate synthase family protein, which encodes MTDHKPFRGIFPYLVSPLDADGRVRERVLRDVIRHVIAEGVQGISPLGSTGEFAYLTFEQRCEIVRIAVDEAAGCVPVVPGVAAYSISDAQRQAEAFVKLGADGLVLILQTLFPVSPRGIERYFSTVASSVPVPSVLYTNPGLLGGDIPHDVIEALSHVPNIRYIKDASGNTGRILSILNRVGGRIEIFSASAHIPLVVFQIGGVGWMAGPACVIPRQSVELYRLATAGRWDEAFALQKRLWAINELFQKYALAGCIKAALTIQGFDVGDPIAPQEPLKPEAVAEIRRVLDELKG
- a CDS encoding threonylcarbamoyl-AMP synthase: MSAPILDMSDPAAIARAVKLLRGGGVIAFPTDTVYGIGAHGLIGAAVERLYVIKARPNDKSIPLLLASVDDVSQAAREVTPAAAALMRRHWPGALTIVLRKQPHLPDAVSNRDTVAVRVPDHADVRALIRALGAPLAATSANRSGRPELLDAAAIAAELGAELDLILDGGPLHGGVPSTVVDATVEPVRVLRAGAIKPEQL
- a CDS encoding AzlC family ABC transporter permease, producing MKARSAFLAGARDALPLILGGLPFGVLYGALATGSGLPPVVSQSMSLIVFAGSAQVIAVPLLAANAPAFVVIGIFLIVNLRHALYSAAIAPYTRSLGRAVRMLMAYFLVDEVFALAIARYQRDGDTKSAHAYYFGCAVAICLYWQLASAVGIFIGGQLPANWPLDFAMPLMFIALAVPMIKDRPGLLAAVVAGLLAVALAGLPYKLGLVLATLIGVGAGMLGSSAWTKH
- the prmC gene encoding peptide chain release factor N(5)-glutamine methyltransferase; translation: MTAYADLLRRAVDDLARAGIPDARLDAEILLAEARSLSRASVRARLDDAPDDAAAGRFAALIARRAQHEPVAYILGRQAFYGLDFAVDRRVLIPRPETELLVECALAWLAARTTATVLDVGTGSGAIAVALAVHAPSIRVVALDLSPDALAVAQANAARHGVAARITFRQSDLLESAPARADLMAANLPYISPAEWPALAPGILNYEPHRALDGGAEGLDLFRRFFAQAPAHLAPGGALMLEIGWTQARAVSALAQAAFRAATINVRRDGADLDRLVIVQT
- a CDS encoding AzlD domain-containing protein — protein: MDETLNLWAAIIGAGIVTYAIRLSFILAMERLTMPDWFRNALRFAPAAVLSAIVLPALFAGVTPSAPVNPQLIAGACAILVAWRTRNVLLTVLAGMAVFLLLQQGLGWS
- a CDS encoding AzlC family ABC transporter permease; this encodes MTARREFLAGVRDALPLALGGAPFGLLYGTLVTSNHLPALVGQSMSFILYAGSAQVVIVPLLAAGTPALIVIGIALVINLRHALYSAALAPHMRPLGRPLRMLLAYLLTDEAFAVTITRYQSSVAGQPVHVYLLGAGLTWWLEWQIGTAAGIFVGGQMPANWPLDFAMPLMFIGLAVPMIKDRASLLAAVLAGVLALGLAGLPYKLGLVLATLIGVGAGMLADARLAKRKIQGSPTG